Proteins from a genomic interval of Myxococcales bacterium:
- the proC gene encoding pyrroline-5-carboxylate reductase encodes MNNQPQAQEGKLVGKTIGIIGAGNMGEVMMRGLLTADTVDRPHLLASEIQDDRRTFIQETYGIEMAENNAELSRRSDIVVLAIKPQNIDKVLLEICEALEERTLLISIVAGITTDYIASFFPDREMHIIRVMPNAPSLVLAGASALCPGRHATEEDLDLAQKIFNTTGKSVIVQPEELMDVVTGLSGSGPAFVFMMIEALSDAGVQLGLSRKISNLLAAQTVYGAGKMFLETGRHAGYLRDLVATPGGTTFAGLKVLERGIFRSTVMDAVEEAAKKSAELGRKKLT; translated from the coding sequence ATGAATAATCAACCGCAGGCGCAGGAGGGTAAATTGGTCGGTAAAACAATCGGGATCATCGGCGCGGGCAATATGGGCGAAGTGATGATGCGCGGTCTGCTGACCGCGGACACCGTGGATCGCCCTCACTTGTTGGCTTCGGAAATTCAGGACGACCGGCGCACGTTCATCCAGGAGACGTACGGCATCGAGATGGCCGAAAACAACGCCGAGCTGTCGCGGCGCAGCGATATCGTCGTGCTCGCCATCAAGCCGCAAAACATCGACAAGGTGCTGCTGGAAATCTGCGAGGCGCTCGAAGAGCGGACGCTGCTGATCTCGATCGTCGCGGGCATCACCACCGACTACATCGCCTCGTTTTTCCCCGATCGGGAAATGCACATCATCCGGGTCATGCCCAACGCGCCGTCCCTGGTGCTGGCCGGCGCCAGCGCGCTTTGCCCGGGCCGGCACGCCACCGAGGAAGACCTCGACCTGGCGCAGAAAATTTTCAACACGACCGGCAAATCCGTCATCGTGCAGCCCGAGGAACTGATGGACGTGGTGACCGGCCTTTCGGGATCGGGACCGGCCTTCGTCTTCATGATGATCGAAGCGCTGTCCGACGCGGGCGTGCAACTGGGCTTGTCGCGCAAGATCAGCAACCTACTGGCGGCGCAGACGGTTTACGGCGCCGGTAAAATGTTTCTGGAAACCGGGCGGCATGCCGGCTACCTGCGCGATCTGGTGGCGACGCCGGGCGGCACGACCTTCGCCGGCCTGAAGGTGCTCGAACGCGGAATTTTCCGCAGCACCGTCATGGACGCGGTGGAAGAGGCGGCGAAAAAGAGCGCCGAACTGGGCCGGAAAAAGCTCACCTGA
- a CDS encoding glycosyltransferase, with protein MTAYTVAIPARDAAATIAAVVRAAAAQQPAPARVLVGDDGSRDDTAELARAAGASIIAAGGGGLAANRNRLWRASQTEIVMFFDADAVPRPGCAAALLDGFADDRVGATGGRCVEAAAATFADRWRATHTPQSHGDKPLADDWMVMGLCGAFRRAALEAVGGFDERFATCGEDVEISWRLRRAGWRLSYRPDAIVDHARSDGLGGLLRQAWRHSRETGRALTAHGQPLQPLFALTWRALSPALRREILHLDAPAAGVTAANLLVRLAGLTAGAGRQQSD; from the coding sequence ATGACCGCGTACACCGTGGCCATCCCGGCGCGCGACGCCGCCGCGACGATCGCCGCGGTCGTGCGCGCCGCCGCCGCCCAACAACCCGCCCCCGCGCGAGTGCTCGTCGGCGACGACGGCAGCCGGGACGACACCGCCGAACTGGCGCGGGCCGCCGGCGCGTCCATCATCGCCGCCGGCGGCGGTGGACTGGCCGCCAACCGCAACCGCCTCTGGCGCGCCAGCCAGACCGAAATCGTGATGTTTTTCGACGCCGACGCCGTGCCGCGGCCCGGCTGCGCGGCGGCCCTGCTGGACGGATTCGCGGACGACCGGGTCGGGGCGACCGGCGGACGCTGCGTCGAAGCCGCCGCCGCGACCTTCGCCGACCGCTGGCGGGCGACCCATACGCCGCAATCGCACGGCGACAAGCCGCTCGCCGACGACTGGATGGTGATGGGCCTCTGCGGCGCTTTCCGCCGCGCCGCGCTGGAAGCTGTGGGCGGTTTCGACGAACGATTCGCGACCTGCGGCGAGGACGTGGAAATCTCGTGGCGCCTGCGCCGGGCCGGCTGGCGGCTGTCCTACCGTCCGGACGCGATCGTGGACCACGCGCGGAGCGACGGCCTCGGCGGGTTGTTGCGTCAGGCCTGGCGGCACTCCCGGGAAACGGGCCGCGCCCTGACGGCGCACGGTCAGCCCCTGCAGCCGCTGTTCGCGCTCACCTGGCGGGCGCTGTCGCCGGCGTTGCGGCGGGAAATCCTTCACCTCGACGCGCCGGCCGCCGGCGTGACCGCCGCCAATCTCCTCGTACGGTTGGCGGGCCTGACCGCCGGCGCCGGGCGACAACAATCCGATTGA
- a CDS encoding glycosyltransferase family 4 protein, translating to MRIAYVVHQDPRGRFGGAEIYARHLAVAAARQGHETLVLTSAAPGSGTRDESSDGVGYHLMDTAPPRPRCFSFRASFDDPRAFALATQRLQDFRPEHLHVHHFLLGSARLAIWAATRRIPATATVHDYWAFCHRITWQLPGGADCPGPLGGWRCRGCGHPAYNRWPGLLLQPAHILGFLYRNSLLRQAYTAMSGVFCPSRAVLEAHRVNGFAHAKLIHRPYGLPAAEKLPPFKPGTPLRVGYLGRLAPEKGIELLLDAARQRASIHLSIFGAGDPDYTAALRDRADLARVDFAGSFAHETLRDVWRRIDVLAVPSVWRENQPLVALEAAQAGIPVLAADRGGLAELPELCGAVLVRPNSAAAWAEALAGLAERPAEWHRLRDGLRFERRIEDDVTAHLNAGATP from the coding sequence ATGCGAATCGCCTACGTCGTTCACCAGGATCCGCGCGGCCGTTTCGGCGGCGCGGAGATCTACGCCCGGCACCTGGCCGTCGCGGCCGCCCGGCAGGGACACGAAACACTTGTGCTGACCAGCGCCGCGCCGGGTTCGGGCACGCGCGACGAATCGTCCGACGGCGTCGGCTATCACTTGATGGACACGGCGCCGCCGCGACCACGCTGTTTTTCTTTTCGCGCTTCCTTCGACGATCCGCGGGCGTTCGCCCTGGCCACCCAGCGGCTCCAAGACTTTCGCCCCGAGCATCTGCACGTGCATCATTTTCTGCTGGGAAGCGCGCGGCTGGCGATCTGGGCGGCAACCCGGCGCATTCCGGCCACCGCGACGGTCCATGACTACTGGGCGTTTTGCCATCGCATCACCTGGCAGCTGCCCGGCGGCGCGGATTGCCCGGGGCCGCTCGGCGGCTGGCGTTGCCGCGGCTGCGGGCATCCCGCTTACAACCGCTGGCCCGGCTTGCTGTTGCAGCCCGCGCACATCCTGGGATTTCTTTATCGCAATTCGCTGTTGCGCCAGGCTTATACGGCGATGAGCGGGGTTTTCTGTCCCAGCCGCGCGGTGCTGGAGGCGCATCGCGTCAACGGGTTCGCCCACGCCAAGCTGATTCACCGGCCTTACGGCCTGCCGGCCGCCGAAAAACTGCCGCCGTTCAAACCCGGTACCCCCTTGAGGGTCGGTTACCTCGGCCGCCTGGCCCCCGAAAAGGGAATCGAACTATTGCTCGACGCCGCCCGGCAACGCGCCAGCATTCACCTGTCGATTTTCGGCGCCGGCGATCCGGATTACACCGCCGCCTTGCGCGACCGGGCCGACCTGGCGCGAGTCGATTTCGCGGGGTCATTCGCCCACGAAACCCTGCGCGACGTCTGGCGCCGGATCGATGTGCTGGCCGTACCGAGCGTCTGGCGCGAAAACCAGCCGCTCGTCGCCCTGGAGGCGGCGCAGGCCGGGATCCCGGTGCTGGCGGCCGACCGCGGCGGCCTGGCGGAACTGCCCGAACTGTGCGGCGCGGTTCTCGTGCGCCCCAACTCCGCCGCCGCCTGGGCCGAAGCGCTCGCCGGCCTGGCCGAACGGCCCGCCGAATGGCACCGGCTACGCGACGGCCTGCGCTTCGAGCGGCGAATCGAGGACGACGTGACCGCCCACTTGAACGCGGGAGCGACGCCATGA
- a CDS encoding nitroreductase family protein, whose product MDILLGRRSIRKYTRQPVPDAWILALLRAAMAAPSAGNQQPWEFVVIRDSSVTKHIPSFHPHAQMAPEAPVVIAVCGNLHNEKHAGMWVQDCAAATENLLLAAHAKGLGAVWLGIYPRESRLAGMKKLLQLPDHIVPFAVIPVGFPGEQKPPAERFDETKIHYNRW is encoded by the coding sequence ATGGACATTCTGCTGGGGCGGCGCAGCATCCGCAAATATACCCGCCAACCAGTGCCCGACGCCTGGATCCTGGCGCTCCTGCGCGCGGCCATGGCCGCGCCGTCCGCCGGCAATCAACAGCCCTGGGAGTTCGTGGTCATTCGCGATTCGTCGGTGACTAAGCACATCCCTTCCTTCCACCCGCACGCCCAGATGGCCCCGGAAGCGCCGGTGGTGATCGCGGTCTGCGGCAACCTGCACAACGAAAAACACGCCGGCATGTGGGTGCAGGACTGTGCGGCGGCGACCGAGAACCTGCTGCTGGCGGCGCACGCCAAAGGTTTGGGCGCGGTCTGGCTGGGCATCTATCCGCGCGAGTCGCGCCTGGCCGGAATGAAAAAACTGCTGCAACTGCCGGACCACATCGTGCCGTTCGCCGTCATCCCGGTGGGTTTCCCGGGCGAACAGAAACCGCCCGCCGAACGCTTCGACGAAACCAAGATCCACTACAACCGCTGGTAA